AGGCCCGGCCTGGCGCTGGGGGTTCACGCTCGACCCTTGGTGTTGAATGACCGTTTGGGGCTCGGCCAACAGCCCCGTTTTCCGGATCGGCAGGGCAGCGATGCTGCCGCTGCCGTAATTGGCGACAAGGAGACATTGGCCGGATTGGTCCACAGCCAGATGACAAGGGCCCGCTCCACCCGAGGGTTGCTGATTCAGTAAGTTGAGTTGGCCGCCTGGCCGGTCAATGCTGTAGGCGCGGACCGTGCCCCCGCGCTTGCCTCCCGGGGCACTCGTTTCACCCACCGCATAGAGAAAGCGCCGGCTGGGATGCAGCGCCAGGAAACTGGGGTTGGGCGTTTCCGCCGCCAACACCGGGGCGGCGAGTTGGCCGGTGGCGGGATTGAAGCCCGCCACGTAAATACCTTTGCTCTGGGCGCCGGTGTAGGTGCCGATATAGACTAGCAGGGCGCCGGGAGCCG
Above is a window of Candidatus Paceibacterota bacterium DNA encoding:
- a CDS encoding beta-propeller fold lactonase family protein — protein: MKLLLRLSFIWPVLTAGFFYTPAMLAGKISAPGALLVYIGTYTGAQSKGIYVAGFNPATGQLAAPVLAAETPNPSFLALHPSRRFLYAVGETSAPGGKRGGTVRAYSIDRPGGQLNLLNQQPSGGAGPCHLAVDQSGQCLLVANYGSGSIAALPIRKTGLLAEPQTVIQHQGSSVNPQRQAGP